From a region of the Phaeodactylum tricornutum CCAP 1055/1 chromosome 4, whole genome shotgun sequence genome:
- a CDS encoding predicted protein: MTRVAFVLSFLVATALDSIEAGIFSLELKRAAEEAIQHSHKLHVEDRLRRRNFDEKLRLMSQPKARALNNYDSDDEQNSGQNDDQFQDNQSDYEWNEQMAEQDFGFEITEYALKYTGCQTVESYDDAIAADEEIDGVLKARRFATFRLCPTQDCSSNNHIGCSSNYGEYVVSMDQFLGGLISTEEDRVRGFCMYCQECASIQSFKAFVSEITALKSASVQAAGTFYAQWAANYQEANGYNDNYDDDTMAAMYWQVLNSNNGNYANNYRNGNYVNSQAYSDSSSNGSGSSNRWWQNNANAQVWSSSSNQQHSQQGSWDSMGNWYGRPLLNGYFEDGGTFYAGWGYVSQYNGSFVLLDENQPVYYDVSLFGDLPEGWDESWFQNPDEVESCAYSSSKSCSNQYTSCMEILEDENYISYMKDTYGSSYEQQREQGRASEFLQCTAVDAQYSAYGTNGQFYIGPHCDSNGRSIELGVFTDQYCSNHSSDIPVTDLLGYDPLEDNANLFPDECIPCADNSTSIQQWYEADYGEAGVAQVCSTLYQLSGKCNKNLSPTQVYGQIVYSNQTSQRGVNCTGDEESCDEYDQMYQSQQQGENEAKVCSFIASLTSGTYDRNGQVSGTGSNWPKQWSSPSNWRREFEIEKKAMGTGQKVTLAFGALAVVAMAAYAIFLRETLSRRKTPLCCKKGEEEMDITRQNSGIVMGRSQSAPSSIPLI; this comes from the exons ATGACGAGGGTTGCCTTTGTTCTGTCGTTCTTAGTTGCAACAGCTTTAGACAGTATTGAAGCAGGAATTTTCAGCCTGGAGCTCAAGCGAGCCGCTGAAGAAGCCATTCAGCATTCACACAAGCTTCATGTAGAGGACCGCCTTCGTCGCCGAAATTTCGACGAGAAGCTCCGTCTTATGTCACAGCCTAAAGCTCGCGCTTTAAACAACTACGATAGTGATGATGAACAGAACAGTGGCCAGAATGATGACCAGTTCCAGGACAATCAAAGCGATTACGAATGGAACGAGCAAATGGCCGAGCAGGATTTTGGTTTCGAAATTACTGAGTACGCCTTGAAGTACACAGGTTGCCAAACAGTCGAATCCTATGACGATGCAATCGCtgcggacgaagaaatcgacgGTGTATTAAAGGCTCGGCGCTTTGCCACTTTCCGACTATGTCCCACACAGGATTGCTCTTCAAATAATCACATTGGGTGCAGCAGCAACTATGGAGAATACGTTGTTTCGATGGATCAGTTCCTGGGCGGCCTTATTTCTACGGAAGAAGATCGGGTTCGTGGATTCTGCATGTACTGCCAGGAATGCGCGTCTATACAGTCTTTCAAAGCATTCGTCTCTGAGATTACAGCCCTAAAGTCTGCTTCTGTCCAGGCCGCTGGAACTTTCTATGCCCAGTGGGCAGCAAACTACCAAGAAGCCAACGGGTATAACGACAACTACGATGACGATACAATGGCCGCCATGTACTGGCAAGTTCTAAATTCCAACAATGGAAACTACGCAAATAACTACCGGAACGGGAACTATGTCAACAGCCAGGCTTACAGTGACAGTAGTAGCAACGGTAGCGGAAGCAGCAACCGTTGGTGGCAAAATAACGCTAATGCACAAGTCTGGAGCTCGTCCAGTAACCAGCAGCACAGTCAGCAGGGAAGCTGGGATAGTATGGGTAACTGGTACGGGCGTCCACTTTTGAACGGATATTTCGAGGACGGTGGCACTTTCTACGCTGGATGGGGCTACGTGTCGCAATACAACGGATCGTTTGTGCTTCTAGACGAAAACCAACCCGTCTACTACGACGTCAGCCTGTTTGGCGATTTACCGGAGGGGTGGGATGAAAGTTGGTTTCAAAATCCAGATGAAGTGGAAAGTTGTGCATACAGTAGTTCAAAGAGTTGCTCCAACCAATACACTTCTTGTATGGAAATCTTGGAAGACGAGAACTACATCTCCTACATGAAGGATACGTATGGCTCCTCCTACGAACAACAACGCGAACAAGGGCGAGCATCGGAATTTCTCCAGTGCACTGCCGTAGACGCACAATATTCCGCATACGGCACGAATGGCCAGTTCTATATCGGGCCGCATTGTGACAGCAACGGACGATCGATTGAGCTCGGAGTCTTTACCGATCAATACTGCTCCAATCATTCATCAGACATTCCTGTCACAGACcttttgggatatgatccACTCGAAGACAATGCAAATCTGTTTCCTGACGAGTGCATCCCTTGTGCTGAC AACTCCACTAGCATTCAACAATGGTACGAAGCAGACTATGGCGAAGCGGGTGTAGCGCAAGTGTGTTCCACGCTTTACCAATTGTCGGGAAAATGCAACAAGAATCTAAGTCCTACCCAAGTGTACGGACAAATTGTATACAGTAATCAGACCAGCCAAAGAGGGGTGAATTGTACCGGTGACGAGGAAAGTTGTGACGAATATGACCAGATGTATCAGTCTCAGCAGCAAGGCGAGAACGAGGCCAAGGTATGTTCGTTCATTGCTTCCTTGACATCGGGAACATACGATAGGAACGGTCAGGTATCCGGTACTGGTAGTAACTGGCCTAAGCAATGGAGCAGTCCGTCGAACTGGAGGCGTGAATTTGAGATCGAAAAGAAGGCAATGGGGACGGGGCAAAAAGTAACTCTGGCATTCGGTGCTCTTGCTGTTGTAGCCATGGCCGCGTATGCCATCTTCCTACGAGAAACCTTGTCGCGTCGAAAAACGCCGCTGTGTTGTAAGAAAGGTgaggaagaaatggatattACCCGTCAAAACTCTGGCATCGTGATGGGGCGCTCTCAGAGTGCCCCATCAAGTATACCTTTAATCTAA
- a CDS encoding predicted protein — translation MRHNPLRKAIQSVTPFSCRSDTDGRKACRSLARLPLHLLREASGVSELATRLFYFHVWSRAFGFLYRRKINARKILGRPDAGSFVKFFQPRSIKKFTRSCVSFDNSPDGSCVGWKLFERSRVSRLKKWDCEEHLLDCRLDFMILRRLLGTETSVPLKGSSWSYRRSSIPTGFAVVPRKSNGTGNGATEDCCSKCWSGLQKKQGNASSPTLCAPVNPMIAEESQPMELDTTPVVVEEVKPVVVDTPKKKKKASYKSMMKAMTKTDPERDVEKDKEALRKVTGGGAFTKIDKI, via the exons ATGCGACACA ACCCTTTGCGAAAGGCCATCCAGTCCGTGACTCCATTTTCCTGCCGTTCGGACACAGACGGAAGAAAAGCCTGTCGCAGTCTTGCGCGCTTGCCCCTACATCTTCTACGAGAAGCCTCCGGTGTCAGCGAACTCGCCACACGTCTATTTTATTTTCACGTCTGGAGCCGTGCTTTCGGTTTTCTCTACCGCAGGAAGATCAACGCACGGAAAATACTCGGCCGGCCTGACGCTGGGTCGTTCGTGAAATTCTTCCAGCCGCGCTCCATAAAAAAATTCACACggtcgtgt GTGTCGTTTGACAACTCCCCCGACGGAAGTTGTGTTGGCTGGAAGTTGTTCGAGCGGTCTCGAGTTTCGCGATTGAAGAAATGGGACTGCGAAGAACATTTGCTTGATTGTCGTTTGGATTTCATGATCCTACGTCGATTACTCGGAACGGAGACATCCGTTCCGTTGAAAGGGTCTTCATGGTCGTATCGCCGTTCATCGATCCCGACTGGTTTCGCTGTAGTTCCTCGGAAATCCAACGGTACC GGAAACGGTGCTACGGAAGATTGTTGCTCCAAGTGCTGGAGTGGGTTACAGAAGAAGCAGGGAAATGCGTCGTCGCCGACCTTGTGTGCACCAGTCAATCCCATGATTGCGGAGGAATCGCAACCAATGGAACTTGACACTACGCCTGTCGTCGTGGAAGAAGTCAAACCGGTCGTTGTGGATACGcccaagaagaaaaagaaggctAGCTACAAATCAATGATGAAAGCCATGACAAAGACCGATCCGGAACGAGACGTGGAGAAAGACAAGGAGGCACTTCGCAAGGTGACTGGGGGTGGAGCTTTTACCAAGATTGATAAGATTTAA
- a CDS encoding predicted protein has protein sequence MSPLFSSGLIGSDDPLKRFAALRRRNPSNVIQRLDAKRIAVGRKFRRSAMALLFTTLFWFGAAGVHAPISQASTAPTARIERVLSSTSPSLDKIVDRYVRKHMFDDDTFDPVESAYREAYEDATVGAYPQTLKEITSGTLGQESNGLASRDGSESSGIGALLTSVVGALKKRGLSESAAIVVLAGLFVVAGPCTFLFTGMIIGGMSKRSINRTMKQRYGDTYTVDATMKPEESVEAPEDDDEEDDDDDDEEDSDDVEDEDKKRS, from the coding sequence ATGTCGCCACTCTTCTCCTCGGGTCTGATAGGATCCGATGATCCGCTAAAGCGCTTCGCGGCGCTTAGACGACGGAACCCCTCCAATGTAATCCAGAGGCTCGATGCGAAGAGAATTGCTGTGGGCCGGAAATTTCGTCGAAGCGCCATGGCGCTGTTGTTCACGACTCTGTTTTGGTTCGGGGCGGCCGGAGTTCACGCACCTATATCGCAAGCATCGACTGCACCAACAGCTCGAATTGAACGAGTCCTTTCGTCTACTTCGCCTTCACTCGATAAGATTGTTGATCGCTACGTCAGAAAACATATGTTTGATGATGACACGTTCGATCCCGTTGAATCAGCTTACCGCGAGGCGTACGAAGACGCGACGGTTGGAGCATACCCGCAAACTTTGAAAGAGATTACGAGTGGTACACTTGGACAAGAAAGCAATGGGCTTGCGAGCAGAGATGGCAGTGAAAGCTCGGGCATTGGAGCCCTCTTAACTTCTGTCGTCGGAGCATTGAAAAAGCGCGGGCTGAGTGAGTCGGCTGCGATTGTAGTTCTAGCTGGGCTTTTTGTTGTGGCGGGTCCGTGTACTTTCCTTTTCACTGGAATGATCATAGGAGGCATGTCAAAACGCAGCATAAACAGAACCATGAAACAGCGATACGGAGATACGTACACCGTCGATGCTACCATGAAGCCCGAAGAATCTGTGGAAGCTCCagaggacgatgatgaagaagacgacgacgatgatgatgaagaggacAGTGACGACGTTGAGGACGAAGATAAGAAGCgcagttaa
- a CDS encoding predicted protein, translating to MLITIGLELQNSYSSAQKTISYVHIGTLVDSTHRYKHLLAWFSNVLFDKATKAAKATIIWWPQGALLQMFQSAILFFYQNKYVLFHSHEESLGPANAVKCSLLSCKVPTTGKESVANRLTLTL from the exons ATGCTGATTACAATCGGACTCGAACTCCAAAATTCGTATTCATCCGCACAAAAAACAATATCATATGTCCACATTGGTACTTTAGTTGACAGTACACATCGCTACAAACACCTTCTTGCATGGTTCTCTAACGTGTTGTTCGACAAGGCCACCAAAGCTGCTAAAGCAACAATAATATGGTGGCCGCAAG GAGCTTTGCTGCAGATGTTTCAGAGTGCAATCCTGTTTTTCTATCAAAACAAGTATGttttgtttcacagtcatgaAGAGTCTCTTGGACCCGCGAATGCAGTTAAGTGTAGCCTACTTAGCTGTAAAGTTCCAACAACCGGCAAAGAAAGTGTCGCAAATAGATTGACCCTGACCCTGTAA
- a CDS encoding predicted protein: MPSALVTAFSLFFLCNLGCTPQAMTSSLRLRVVSYNLLSSHLATTTQYPTLNPEHLDAKNRLPLVLNKLEKEIQSNQNVILCLQEVSYDWAGSLHTFLANRGYHLVTGSYGKKFNGYMGVCLAWPQDSFVVEDVDISRIADKREGGWPVNEEPPLLQKVWSKLQTALDKPLRKLGLVSGEDIDHWDMSERRFNVLVSATLKEKASGQSFCIGTYHMPCAFYAPMVMTIHTDLAARHVQRLAESHGSIPYILAGDFNFKPSDPCYRLLTTGEIDSTDPYHPSPKGGVEWKPSSINMASAYAVSDHGEPDFTN, encoded by the exons ATGCCGTCCGCCTTAGTGACCGCAttttctctcttttttctttgcaaCCTTGGCTGCACTCCTCAAGCGATGACGAGTAGCCTTAGACTTCGGGTCGTGTCGTACAATTTGCTTTCATCACAC CTTGCTACAACAACCCAGTATCCGACCCTGAATCCAGAACACTTGGATGCGAAAAATCGCCTTCCGCTTGTCTTGAATAAGCTGGAAAAAGAGATACAGTCCAATCAAAATGTAATACTCTGTTTGCAAGAGGTCTCGTACGACTGGGCCGGATCTTTGCATACCTTCTTGGCCAATAGAGGATACCATCTCGTTACCGGATCGTACGGTAAGAAGTTCAACGGATACATGGGGGTTTGTTTAGCTTGGCCGCAAGATTCCTTTGTTGTCGAAGATGTAGATATTTCACGAATTGCCGATAAGCGTGAAGGTGGATGGCCGGTCAACGAAGAGCCGCCATTGCTTCAGAAGGTATGGTCCAAGCTGCAAACCGCGCTCGACAAGCCATTGCGAAAGCTGGGTCTCGTTTCGGGTGAAGATATTGATCATTGGGACATGTCGGAACGTCGCTTTAACGTGCTCGTGTCCGCCACTCTCAAAGAGAAAGCTTCCGGACAATCCTTCTGCATTGGCACGTACCACATGCCGTGTGCCTTTTATGCTCCCATGGTCATGACGATACATACCGATCTGGCAGCACGCCACGTGCAGCGACTTGCGGAATCACACGGATCAATTCCGTACATATTGGCGGGAGATTTCAACTTCAAACCGTCCGATCCCTGCTATCGACTGCTCACTACGGGGGAAATTGATAGCACGGATCCCTATCATCCGTCGCCGAAGGGTGGGGTCGAGTGGAAACCTTCTTCCATCAATATGGCGAGCGCTTACGCGGTGTCGGACCATGGAGAGCCGGACTTTACAAAC